A window from Pseudomonadota bacterium encodes these proteins:
- the ilvD gene encoding dihydroxy-acid dehydratase, giving the protein MKSDLVKKGIERAPHRSLFKAMGYTDMEINRPLIGIANSANDIIPGHIHLDKIVEAVKAGVYMGGGTPIAFGVIGVCDGIAMNHEGMKYSLASRELIADSIEVMATAHAFDALVLVPNCDKIIPGMLMAAARLDIPSIVISGGPMLAGRKPNSTGSEKIDLISVFESVGAVLSGSMSEDELSLIEDAACPTCGSCAGMFTANSMNCLTEAIGMGLPGNGTIPAVMSARIRLAKEAGIQIMSLLEKNITPSKILTEKAFKNALAVDMALGCSTNTVLHLAALASEANFNFDLDMINEISKAVPHLCSLSPGGKDHIEDLDRAGGIQAVLKELFGANLIDGGCITVTGKSVIENIENAQVIDNNVIRPIGDPYHKVGGLAVLYGNIAPDGCVVKQSAVLNEMLKHEGPARVFNSEEEASSAIMSGKIQKGDVIVVRYEGPMGGPGMREMLTPTSAIAGMKLDAHVALLTDGRFSGGTRGAAIGHISPEAMQGGPIAIVENNDIIAIDIPGQKITLKVSDEEIAKRLSLWTKPAPKISHGYMARYSKMVSSASQGAITK; this is encoded by the coding sequence ATGAAAAGTGATCTTGTAAAAAAAGGCATAGAAAGGGCGCCTCACAGGAGCCTGTTTAAAGCAATGGGCTATACCGATATGGAAATTAACAGACCTCTTATCGGCATCGCAAATTCGGCAAATGATATTATACCAGGCCATATCCATCTTGATAAAATTGTAGAAGCTGTGAAGGCTGGCGTTTATATGGGTGGAGGGACTCCTATTGCATTTGGTGTTATCGGGGTTTGTGACGGTATTGCAATGAACCATGAAGGTATGAAATATTCACTTGCAAGCAGAGAACTTATAGCAGATTCTATAGAAGTTATGGCTACAGCGCATGCATTTGATGCTCTTGTGCTTGTGCCAAATTGTGATAAAATAATTCCGGGCATGCTGATGGCTGCCGCACGTCTTGATATTCCTTCAATAGTTATAAGCGGAGGTCCGATGCTGGCCGGGAGAAAACCCAATTCAACGGGTTCGGAAAAGATTGATTTAATCAGTGTTTTTGAATCCGTAGGTGCTGTGCTTTCAGGAAGCATGAGCGAGGACGAGCTTTCCTTGATTGAAGATGCCGCTTGTCCTACATGCGGATCATGTGCCGGTATGTTTACTGCAAATTCCATGAACTGCTTAACGGAAGCAATAGGAATGGGCTTGCCTGGCAATGGAACAATTCCTGCTGTAATGTCGGCCAGAATAAGGCTGGCAAAAGAGGCCGGCATTCAAATTATGAGCCTTCTTGAAAAAAATATTACACCAAGTAAGATATTAACGGAAAAAGCTTTTAAAAACGCTCTTGCAGTTGATATGGCACTTGGTTGTTCCACTAATACTGTTTTGCATCTTGCGGCACTTGCTAGTGAAGCAAATTTTAATTTTGATCTTGATATGATAAATGAGATAAGCAAAGCTGTTCCTCACCTTTGCTCACTAAGTCCGGGCGGCAAAGATCATATTGAAGATCTTGACAGAGCAGGCGGTATTCAGGCTGTGTTAAAGGAACTTTTTGGAGCAAACCTTATTGACGGAGGTTGTATAACCGTAACCGGAAAAAGCGTTATAGAAAATATTGAAAATGCACAAGTAATTGACAACAATGTTATACGTCCTATTGGAGATCCATACCATAAAGTAGGCGGTCTTGCAGTACTTTACGGAAACATTGCACCTGACGGCTGTGTGGTCAAACAATCCGCAGTTCTTAATGAAATGTTAAAGCATGAAGGACCGGCAAGGGTCTTTAATTCTGAGGAAGAAGCAAGCAGTGCAATAATGTCCGGAAAAATACAAAAAGGAGATGTTATAGTAGTGCGTTATGAAGGACCTATGGGAGGACCCGGTATGCGTGAAATGCTTACTCCGACTTCGGCTATAGCCGGAATGAAACTGGATGCTCATGTTGCTCTTTTGACAGACGGGCGTTTTTCAGGAGGAACAAGGGGAGCTGCAATCGGACATATATCTCCTGAAGCCATGCAGGGAGGTCCTATAGCAATTGTTGAAAATAATGATATAATAGCTATTGATATTCCGGGCCAAAAAATAACTCTTAAAGTTTCTGATGAAGAAATTGCAAAAAGATTATCCTTATGGACAAAGCCTGCGCCAAAAATTTCTCATGGGTATATGGCAAGATATTCAAAAATGGTGTCTTCAGCAAGCCAGGGAGCAATTACTAAATAA
- a CDS encoding DivIVA domain-containing protein, whose amino-acid sequence MKLTPLDIFQRKFKISFRGFDVEEVDGYLEDIADAYQLLLNESDQLKNETERLRQDIKEYINREETFKMALINSQNVIEQMKDNAQKSAELIVADAELKAEKILSSANNKLVQLQNDISELKRQRIQMEAQITSVIETYSKLIEMSREEHIAIEQEEQIVEPFKQSI is encoded by the coding sequence ATGAAATTGACGCCTCTTGATATTTTTCAACGTAAATTCAAGATAAGTTTCAGAGGATTCGATGTAGAGGAAGTGGATGGATATCTTGAAGATATTGCAGATGCTTACCAATTATTATTAAATGAAAGCGACCAGTTAAAAAATGAAACTGAAAGACTCAGGCAAGATATAAAAGAGTATATAAACCGCGAAGAAACTTTTAAAATGGCTCTTATAAATTCCCAGAATGTTATTGAACAGATGAAAGACAATGCACAAAAATCGGCTGAACTAATTGTTGCTGATGCCGAATTAAAAGCTGAAAAAATATTAAGCAGCGCAAACAACAAACTGGTTCAATTGCAAAATGATATTTCAGAGCTAAAAAGGCAGAGAATACAAATGGAGGCTCAGATTACATCTGTAATAGAAACCTACTCCAAACTGATAGAAATGAGCAGAGAAGAACATATAGCAATTGAGCAAGAAGAACAAATAGTTGAACCTTTCAAACAATCTATTTAG
- a CDS encoding YggT family protein: MSILGNFLAATAVVIAYILKFYMWIIIARAILSWVNPDPYNQIVRFIHNVTEPVLDPIRSRIPHMGGLDLAPIIVILAIVFLENFLVRSLQQLALTLS, translated from the coding sequence ATGTCCATTCTTGGAAATTTTCTTGCTGCTACTGCTGTAGTAATCGCATATATATTAAAATTTTATATGTGGATTATAATTGCAAGGGCTATATTATCCTGGGTAAACCCTGATCCCTATAATCAAATAGTCAGATTTATTCATAACGTCACCGAACCTGTTCTTGATCCGATACGTTCAAGGATACCTCATATGGGCGGCTTAGATCTTGCACCTATCATAGTAATTCTTGCAATAGTTTTTCTGGAAAATTTTCTTGTAAGAAGCCTTCAGCAACTTGCTTTAACGCTTTCATGA
- a CDS encoding AsmA-like C-terminal region-containing protein has product MKLIKKLLFWTTFWSGILLIIALLISLLLPHIISTKDLKTKIVEQVSFRIGYKLKLHDVDILLFPRLHADIRNAAISVPGNFSVNINSVKAYPKIWPLLTGDINIYKLYIDSLNIKINIPEKLLNENDFQINTALRKVEKKLYDFIRSRTVEKTDIVVEISNGNVGLYNGRHLRFNFTSIFSHIILKPKHIKIALDAKSNITDSISIKSQYYPDNTKTKGNIRLNNLNPKLLFSYLYPDSDLKIDNSKADLRLYFSKKGVLNYYSNFEGEIPVLSFKRNNENLILKSRHLSGNININGERTSINIEKLILDNTGSIFSGKYIVHMPDSSVQLDLKGKDIDIKDTGKIALFLTGNSPTPQSIFNVLKEGKVPSINITAKVPNISELGNIKNISIKGKALNIKLSVPKPSLLIEDIKADVMVSGGILEAKNAEGRLGNSIAQNGTFKLSLLEDHHLLYLDALVHADLSPLPSILKQVVKNESFLNELYLIKQCEGKAEGKLTIDDKPGSYFLKVDVSKFDVKGVYNRFLNPISVSGNKFFLDNSVLKFTAAKAISGKTIVSNLSAGFSFDKDDSFKILSGKTTIDSKEVNQILLPFITYQNLGKQLNIKKGTVSLNNVELKGPLFIPAKWVLTTDGIMENMIVDCKSVFKEAINITNLKFSASQNNSYLYIKVIDANLRKTFIPDLSAEFGLVKNYPFKIKSKQALIDVKEINLFTPYFQLPKTAQEEINIQKGTAKLYSFDLKGPLLNTDKWRFATAGKIENMLVDYESVLKEPFNIATLDFSASRNLTAKGRFESKYNIEYGSISSGKSHATIKGDISLSQKESRVDISAFCKSLYWLDIKEMINQPAFKSCPAKKSLSPFVKGIIRAHIDSFIYDDYVLSPVNADILFGQKNISIVVSEANICGISLTGKIESCPTKVEFTINPFAKEQEIEPCLKCFWEGKHLATGTYNLKSNIYSKGEGKEVSKLLYGTLEFNAKKGRIYRLGFLSKIFALLNVTEIFRGKLPDLIGEGFAYNTMIIDGKLDKGNFVVSKFVIDGASMAIVCTGNMDISNDRADLIVLISPFKTFDLIIKYIPVLSQILDGNILSIPFRVVGKLEDPDVIPLSPTAVGTGLMNILQRTISLPVKIMQPVSPKKEVLLK; this is encoded by the coding sequence ATGAAATTGATTAAAAAATTGTTGTTCTGGACAACGTTCTGGAGCGGGATTCTTTTAATAATTGCTCTGCTTATATCGCTTTTATTGCCACATATTATAAGCACTAAAGATCTTAAAACCAAAATAGTGGAGCAGGTTTCTTTCAGGATAGGCTATAAGCTCAAGCTCCACGATGTCGATATTTTACTATTTCCCCGACTTCACGCCGATATAAGAAACGCAGCAATATCGGTACCCGGTAATTTTTCAGTAAACATAAACAGTGTCAAAGCATACCCTAAAATCTGGCCACTTCTTACCGGGGATATTAATATTTATAAGCTGTATATTGATAGCCTCAACATAAAAATAAATATTCCTGAAAAACTTCTTAATGAAAACGATTTTCAGATAAATACTGCTTTACGAAAAGTAGAAAAAAAGTTGTATGATTTTATCAGGAGCCGAACTGTTGAAAAAACTGATATAGTTGTTGAAATCAGCAACGGTAATGTAGGGCTTTATAACGGTAGGCATCTTCGTTTCAATTTTACCAGTATATTTTCCCACATTATACTAAAACCAAAACATATCAAAATAGCATTAGATGCTAAATCAAATATTACAGATAGTATATCGATAAAAAGCCAATATTACCCTGATAATACAAAAACTAAAGGAAATATCAGATTAAATAACTTAAATCCCAAACTGCTTTTTTCTTATCTTTATCCTGATTCTGATTTAAAGATTGATAATTCAAAAGCGGATTTAAGATTATATTTTTCGAAAAAAGGAGTTTTGAATTATTACTCAAACTTCGAAGGTGAAATCCCGGTTCTTTCGTTTAAAAGAAATAATGAAAATTTGATTCTAAAAAGCAGACATCTTTCCGGAAATATAAATATAAATGGAGAGAGAACTTCAATAAATATTGAAAAGCTGATTCTTGATAACACCGGCTCAATTTTTTCAGGAAAATATATTGTACATATGCCGGATTCTTCGGTGCAGCTTGATCTTAAAGGAAAAGATATAGATATTAAAGATACAGGCAAGATTGCTCTTTTTCTTACAGGGAACTCACCTACACCCCAATCGATATTTAATGTTTTAAAAGAGGGGAAAGTTCCGTCAATAAACATAACTGCCAAAGTACCCAATATTTCTGAGCTGGGAAATATAAAGAACATATCTATAAAAGGAAAAGCTTTAAACATTAAATTATCTGTACCCAAACCATCGCTGCTGATTGAAGATATAAAGGCCGATGTAATGGTTTCGGGAGGAATCCTGGAGGCAAAAAATGCGGAAGGCAGGCTTGGAAATTCCATTGCTCAAAATGGAACTTTTAAACTTAGTCTTTTAGAAGACCATCATTTGCTTTACCTTGATGCTTTAGTGCATGCCGATCTTTCTCCACTTCCATCCATTCTTAAGCAGGTTGTTAAAAATGAGAGTTTTTTAAATGAGCTTTACTTAATAAAACAATGCGAAGGAAAAGCAGAAGGTAAATTAACTATAGATGACAAACCTGGGTCATATTTTCTAAAAGTGGATGTTTCAAAATTTGATGTAAAAGGTGTTTATAACCGTTTTTTAAATCCAATTTCTGTTAGCGGAAACAAGTTCTTTTTGGATAATTCAGTTCTTAAATTTACTGCTGCCAAAGCTATTTCCGGAAAAACTATTGTTTCAAATCTGTCTGCCGGGTTTAGTTTTGATAAAGATGATTCATTTAAAATTTTATCCGGGAAAACAACCATAGACTCCAAAGAGGTAAATCAGATTTTATTACCTTTTATAACTTATCAAAATTTGGGAAAACAACTTAATATCAAAAAAGGAACGGTTTCCTTAAATAATGTTGAATTAAAGGGCCCCCTTTTCATTCCTGCCAAATGGGTATTAACAACAGACGGCATAATGGAAAATATGATCGTTGATTGCAAATCAGTTTTTAAAGAAGCAATTAACATAACAAACCTTAAATTTAGTGCTTCCCAAAACAACAGCTATCTTTATATAAAAGTTATTGACGCTAACTTAAGAAAAACTTTTATCCCGGATCTTTCTGCAGAATTTGGGCTTGTAAAGAACTACCCCTTTAAAATTAAATCAAAACAAGCGCTAATAGATGTTAAAGAGATTAATTTGTTTACGCCGTATTTTCAATTACCAAAAACTGCCCAGGAAGAAATCAATATTCAAAAAGGAACTGCCAAATTATATAGCTTTGACTTAAAAGGGCCTTTATTAAATACTGATAAATGGCGTTTTGCAACTGCCGGCAAAATAGAAAATATGCTTGTTGATTATGAGTCTGTTTTAAAAGAACCTTTTAATATAGCAACTTTAGATTTTAGCGCATCCCGTAATTTAACAGCTAAAGGGCGTTTTGAAAGTAAATATAATATTGAATATGGATCTATTTCATCAGGCAAAAGCCATGCGACAATAAAAGGTGATATCAGCTTATCGCAAAAAGAATCGCGAGTGGATATTAGCGCTTTTTGTAAATCTCTATACTGGTTGGATATAAAAGAGATGATAAATCAGCCCGCTTTTAAAAGCTGTCCGGCAAAAAAATCTTTGAGTCCATTTGTAAAAGGCATTATCCGGGCGCATATAGATAGTTTTATATATGACGATTATGTGCTAAGCCCTGTTAATGCAGACATCTTATTCGGACAAAAGAACATAAGTATTGTTGTTTCTGAAGCAAATATTTGTGGAATTTCATTGACCGGGAAAATTGAATCATGCCCAACAAAAGTAGAATTTACAATAAATCCATTTGCAAAAGAGCAAGAGATTGAACCTTGTCTCAAATGCTTCTGGGAAGGCAAGCATCTTGCGACAGGGACTTATAATCTTAAAAGCAATATTTATTCAAAAGGAGAAGGAAAAGAAGTCTCAAAGCTGCTTTACGGAACTCTTGAATTTAATGCGAAAAAAGGAAGAATATACAGGCTTGGATTTCTTTCAAAGATTTTTGCTCTGCTCAATGTTACAGAAATATTTCGAGGCAAGCTTCCTGATCTTATAGGAGAAGGTTTTGCCTATAATACAATGATTATAGATGGAAAACTTGATAAAGGAAATTTTGTTGTAAGTAAATTTGTAATTGACGGCGCTTCAATGGCAATAGTTTGTACCGGTAATATGGATATTAGTAATGACAGGGCAGATCTTATTGTTTTGATTTCACCTTTTAAAACCTTTGATCTTATAATTAAATATATTCCTGTGTTAAGCCAGATTCTGGATGGGAATATACTATCTATCCCTTTCAGAGTAGTTGGCAAACTCGAAGATCCGGATGTTATTCCGCTTTCGCCTACGGCAGTTGGAACCGGCTTGATGAATATACTGCAAAGAACTATATCCCTTCCTGTTAAAATAATGCAGCCTGTCTCTCCGAAAAAAGAAGTTTTGTTAAAATAA
- a CDS encoding type IV pilus twitching motility protein PilT: protein MAKIDAFFKLMNEQGASDLHLVSGQPPALRIRGDIERVKYKELDSDTLRSMLYEITPEEKIKKFEETGDLDFGYEIPGLARYRANFFMQKYGIGAVFREIPNTIMTAEQLGLPAVISKLALLPRGLVLVTGPTGSGKSTTLAAIVDVANRQRRDHIITVEDPIEFVHKSQGCIVNHREVGIHTKSFTAALRGALREDPDIILVGEMRDLETISLAIEAASTGHLVFATLHTSSAAKTVDRIIEVFPSNEQAQIRSTLSDGIRAIVAQVLFKRVDIKARCPALEIMIGTPAVRNLIRESKTHQLASMIQTGKKYGMQLLDDAIMELYNKGWISADDAYAKANEKAKFRPLLKNPPADFTDA, encoded by the coding sequence ATGGCAAAAATTGATGCTTTTTTTAAATTGATGAATGAGCAGGGCGCTTCCGACCTTCACCTTGTTTCAGGGCAACCTCCTGCACTCAGGATAAGAGGGGATATAGAAAGAGTCAAATATAAAGAGCTGGATTCAGATACATTAAGAAGTATGTTATATGAAATAACACCAGAAGAAAAAATTAAAAAATTTGAAGAAACGGGAGATCTTGATTTCGGATATGAAATCCCCGGACTTGCCCGTTACCGTGCCAATTTTTTCATGCAGAAATACGGAATAGGGGCCGTTTTCAGGGAAATTCCGAATACTATAATGACGGCGGAACAACTTGGGCTACCTGCAGTAATATCAAAGCTTGCTCTACTCCCAAGAGGACTTGTTCTTGTTACAGGACCTACAGGAAGCGGTAAATCAACAACTCTTGCTGCAATTGTTGATGTTGCGAACAGACAGAGAAGAGATCATATTATCACTGTTGAAGATCCCATTGAGTTTGTTCATAAAAGTCAGGGGTGTATTGTAAACCACAGAGAAGTCGGCATACATACAAAATCATTTACTGCTGCCCTTCGAGGTGCTTTACGTGAAGACCCGGATATTATACTTGTAGGCGAAATGCGCGACCTTGAAACAATATCTCTTGCTATTGAAGCTGCATCTACCGGCCATCTCGTTTTTGCAACTTTGCATACTTCAAGCGCCGCAAAAACGGTTGACCGTATAATAGAAGTATTTCCATCAAACGAACAGGCGCAAATTCGCTCAACTTTATCCGATGGAATAAGAGCAATTGTCGCTCAGGTTCTTTTTAAAAGAGTCGATATTAAAGCTCGTTGTCCCGCACTTGAAATTATGATAGGAACTCCAGCCGTCCGTAACCTTATCAGAGAATCGAAAACACATCAGCTAGCATCTATGATACAAACAGGTAAAAAATACGGTATGCAGCTATTGGATGACGCTATAATGGAGCTGTATAACAAGGGCTGGATCAGCGCAGATGATGCATATGCAAAAGCAAATGAAAAAGCCAAATTCAGACCGCTATTGAAGAATCCGCCGGCAGATTTTACTGACGCATAA
- a CDS encoding PilT/PilU family type 4a pilus ATPase, with protein MRKQEIDHILTSMIDAQKDVSDLNFTVGKPMQVESSGELISIDITPKFEALTPFQTEIMALNLINQEHRLTETLLREGSCDLSYSLPGKARFRVNIFARSGNYSIVLRRLETKVPTIDGLDLPEVFYKIAMERNGIVLVTGATGTGKSTSLAAMLEYINENKSVHIVTLEDPIEYQHPHKKATFNQRELGIDFDSFVNGLRAALRQAPKVILVGEMRDRDSIEIALSAAETGHLVVSTLHTIDAGSTINRILGMFPKEEENQIRIRLADTIRWIVCQRLLPKADGGRIASFEILGTNLRVRDIILNGESDDKTFYEIMQAGKPFGMITFDDFIVDLYSKSLISEETAISYASRKGVVGRGIDTVKSSRGEKTTDIEDLEIDRGYARKRNKS; from the coding sequence ATGAGAAAACAAGAAATAGACCATATTTTGACAAGTATGATCGATGCTCAAAAAGATGTGTCCGACTTAAATTTCACGGTTGGAAAGCCAATGCAAGTTGAAAGCTCAGGAGAACTTATAAGCATTGATATTACACCTAAGTTTGAAGCATTGACACCCTTCCAGACTGAAATAATGGCATTAAATCTTATCAATCAGGAACATCGTCTAACCGAAACTCTTTTGCGGGAAGGTTCCTGCGATTTATCCTATAGCCTTCCCGGCAAAGCTCGCTTCAGGGTAAATATCTTTGCCAGATCAGGAAATTATTCAATAGTTTTGCGGCGTCTTGAAACAAAAGTCCCTACCATAGATGGCTTGGATCTTCCCGAAGTATTTTATAAAATAGCAATGGAAAGAAACGGCATCGTTCTTGTAACCGGAGCAACCGGTACCGGCAAATCAACATCTCTTGCCGCTATGCTTGAGTATATAAATGAAAACAAATCCGTTCATATTGTTACTCTTGAAGACCCAATTGAATACCAACATCCTCATAAAAAAGCCACCTTTAACCAGCGTGAGTTAGGTATTGACTTTGACTCATTCGTAAACGGTTTAAGAGCAGCTTTAAGGCAGGCTCCAAAAGTGATTCTTGTGGGTGAAATGAGAGACAGGGATAGTATTGAAATAGCTCTTAGTGCCGCTGAAACAGGGCATCTGGTAGTTTCAACTCTTCACACAATTGATGCCGGCTCAACGATAAACCGCATACTTGGCATGTTCCCCAAAGAAGAAGAAAACCAGATACGAATTCGTCTCGCTGATACAATTCGATGGATAGTATGCCAAAGGCTGCTGCCTAAAGCTGATGGTGGCCGTATAGCATCATTTGAAATTCTCGGCACCAATTTACGGGTCAGAGACATAATATTAAACGGAGAGTCTGACGATAAAACATTTTATGAAATTATGCAGGCAGGCAAGCCCTTCGGAATGATAACTTTTGATGACTTCATCGTAGACCTTTATAGCAAGAGCCTTATTTCTGAAGAAACTGCAATCTCTTATGCTTCACGTAAAGGAGTTGTAGGACGGGGAATCGATACAGTTAAAAGCTCAAGAGGAGAAAAAACAACCGATATTGAAGATCTTGAAATTGACCGCGGTTATGCAAGAAAAAGAAATAAAAGTTGA
- a CDS encoding zinc-ribbon domain-containing protein — MKKDTMDINCDKCNSRFRVADEKIPSELKFIACPKCKNKIPINTTIKTDNDDLKTQDEPAPNSINEARLDESFSFDEAVSDESDTDKSASSESYDAADKPFDFIEEEGKTALVCESDPAFRKTIQDTLNLMEYTITVAKNGRDVMKKMRYHVYDVIILNEKFENPNPDANPVLFNLERLPISTRRNIFVTLLSDRFRTMDNMTAFQKSVNLIINLKNINDFGKIFSRGLTDHEFFYKVFRDTMKKIGRV; from the coding sequence ATGAAAAAAGACACCATGGATATAAACTGTGACAAATGCAACAGCAGGTTCAGGGTTGCCGATGAAAAAATTCCTTCGGAACTAAAATTTATTGCATGTCCAAAATGTAAAAATAAGATCCCGATAAATACTACTATTAAAACAGATAATGATGATTTAAAAACCCAGGACGAGCCTGCCCCCAATTCAATAAATGAAGCCCGCTTAGATGAAAGCTTTTCGTTTGATGAAGCAGTCTCGGATGAATCCGACACAGACAAATCTGCCTCATCAGAATCATATGATGCCGCTGACAAACCTTTTGATTTTATAGAAGAAGAAGGAAAAACAGCTCTTGTTTGCGAATCAGATCCTGCATTTAGAAAAACAATACAAGATACGCTTAATCTGATGGAATATACCATTACAGTGGCAAAAAACGGAAGAGATGTGATGAAAAAGATGCGTTATCATGTTTATGACGTAATTATATTAAACGAAAAATTCGAAAACCCCAATCCGGATGCCAACCCTGTATTGTTTAATCTCGAACGCCTGCCCATTTCAACACGACGTAATATATTTGTTACTCTATTAAGCGACAGGTTTCGCACTATGGATAATATGACTGCATTTCAAAAAAGCGTTAACCTCATAATAAATTTAAAAAATATTAACGATTTCGGTAAAATCTTCAGCCGCGGATTAACCGATCATGAATTTTTTTATAAAGTATTCAGGGATACTATGAAAAAAATCGGCCGTGTTTAA
- the proC gene encoding pyrroline-5-carboxylate reductase, with translation MALLNRKTGFIGAGNMAEAFIGAITRSGIIASSKVFASDVNTERLSLLKKKYGISAINDNFKVFSMCDIVILAVKPQHIPAVLKQITSHEDYGIDGRKLIISIAAGITLEKIESILYSPLNKENIINLPIIRVMPNTPALVLSGMSGMAPNRHATSDDINVIRTILEAMGKVIEFEEKELDAVTALSGSGPAYIFYLVESMIQGGVNIGLDPYDATKLTIETIKGSVALLEEMNEAPELLRKRVTSPGGTTEAAFKVLEKKKVKEIIAEAIAAAARRSAELSR, from the coding sequence ATGGCTTTGCTTAACAGAAAAACCGGCTTTATCGGAGCCGGAAATATGGCTGAAGCTTTTATAGGAGCTATTACCAGATCAGGCATTATCGCTTCTTCAAAGGTTTTTGCAAGTGACGTAAACACGGAGCGGTTAAGTTTGCTGAAAAAAAAATATGGCATATCAGCAATAAATGATAATTTTAAAGTATTCTCCATGTGCGATATAGTGATACTTGCTGTAAAACCGCAGCATATACCAGCTGTATTAAAACAAATTACAAGTCATGAAGATTATGGCATTGATGGCAGAAAGCTTATTATTTCAATTGCTGCCGGGATCACTTTGGAAAAAATAGAAAGCATATTATATTCTCCATTGAATAAAGAAAATATAATCAATCTTCCGATAATCAGAGTTATGCCAAACACTCCTGCACTTGTTTTATCCGGTATGTCCGGAATGGCTCCAAACAGGCATGCTACTTCAGATGATATTAATGTTATTAGAACAATTCTTGAAGCAATGGGGAAAGTTATTGAATTTGAGGAAAAAGAACTTGATGCTGTTACGGCTCTATCAGGTTCCGGACCTGCGTATATTTTTTATCTTGTTGAATCCATGATTCAGGGGGGTGTAAATATAGGATTAGATCCTTATGATGCGACAAAACTTACCATTGAAACTATAAAAGGGTCTGTAGCCCTTTTGGAGGAAATGAATGAAGCTCCGGAATTATTGCGAAAACGCGTAACTTCACCTGGAGGTACAACAGAAGCTGCATTTAAGGTGCTGGAAAAAAAGAAGGTGAAAGAAATAATAGCGGAGGCTATAGCTGCTGCTGCCAGAAGATCCGCTGAGCTCAGCCGCTAA